TGAACTTTTAcagcctgctgctcctctgctctgctttttaaTGACCAACATAATGCGGGTTAAAAGAAGCAGCCATATATcgttttattagttttttttttttaattattattattattagtgtgagTATTTAGACAATGCCTTGACAGAGTGAGTGTGGTTGatgagcaggagggagggatggatggatggagggggaggggtgggagAGGGTCAGACAAAGCGGCAGATTGTCGGGAGTCTGGACATGTCTAGCAGCCTGCACCAAACAAAGGAAATGGACCCAAACACGCCGCTTTTCTGCGCTGCGGATCTCAGAGCGGCACCGCAGAAACGCCGAGCTCGCACTCCCCGAGTCacggagggtttttttttattatcccGGATCATCGGTCGCTTTCCGGGGGGGAAGATTTTAAGGCAGAAACGGGGGCAGCAGGCGCACAAAACACGGGACTGGGCGGTGTTACGCCCTGCACCCAGCGCTGtctgccgctctctctctcccccccctctctctctctccctcgcgTCTGATCCATAcgcgttttttttaaaaactgtccCCTCTTTGTCTCCGTCGACATATCGTCCTCGACTTTAACATACAGGGGTGTTGTGGGCTCGCTTCGCCCGTCGCTAGCCGCCGCGGCAGCGTTACGGCATTGTTCCCTTTGTTTGAAAAAGCCATGCTTTCTGCTTCCCAGGATGACATCACACTCCGCGCGCCCTATTGGTCGCCGAGGAGCGAGCGTCCATATTTAAAGAAACAGCGGCGGTGCGCGCGGCTGGATGCTGCCACGAGCGGTGCAGCAGACGCCGACTctgtgcgcgcgtgtgtgtgtgtgtgtgtgttttgcggGGCAGACGGGCCTCCTCGTGCTCGTCCCGCACATCTGCCGCGTCTCCCCGCGCGCGTTCAGACAACCACGATGCGTGAACTGGCCACTAACACCCTGAAATCCTgcgggtttttttgttttttttttcataaattcattATTAATTTGAAGATTTTTAGAACAGGTTTCAGTTTATTGACACACCTGTAGTTTGAATTAATTCTACTATTTCATAATTAGTCCAGCCTTCATGGAGCCTCTAAATGTGATTATGTAGTGTCTCTTTAAAAGAATATGACACTTTATTATAATCTTGACAGAAATATCATTCATTTTGATTATGATAATTCAATATCACATCTGCAAAATATACACAGGATGATAATCAGCACCTTTCATACCTGCAACCCGAGTTCAGTCATTGTTTGAACGTTTAATCAAACTATATGATCAGTTTTGTGGTGCTGTTGCTCTCTTTTACACTGAcaggtgtttctaatatttatataaataaggACAGGCTCTACTTGGCCCCCACATAGGAGGTCAAAATCCTCCAAGACCCCTCACTACTAATATAGattaagtgttttcttttgggcCCCTTGTCCAGCATTAAGTCTCAGTTTTAGGCTTTCTAGAGGAAAAATGTGGTCACCCCCATGAAATAGAGCAGCGGAGtacaagaaacaacaacagcaccacaaactgcagcacGCAAACCACCCGCACAGTTAAATGAACAACTTAATTTCAACTATATAACTCCCACAGCGACGGGATGTGTTGTCAGACTGCATTAGCTTTAACAAGGTGTACTTTATAAACTTCTAAGTGTAATTTGGAACCAGTCGTTTATAACATAACCAAACTTCTCTGTATGACTGTCCCAGGTTGTAAGATCAAGGCCTTGCGTGCCAAAACTAATACCTACATAAAGACTCCGGTCAGAGGCGAGGAGCCGGTGTTCATCGTGACGGGACGCAGGGAGGATGTGGAGATGGCCAAACGAGAGATAGTCTCCGCGGCGGAGCATTTCTCCATGATCAGGGCCTCCCGCTGCAAAGCTGGagctcctggaggaggaggtggaggaggaggaggcggcagcAGCGGTGGCTCTCTGCCCGGACCACCACACCTACCTGGACAGACCACCATACAGGTACAGACGCCACTCagccctgctgtttttttgtgtttcactctgCCTGgtcacaaagaaataaatggatgttgggttttaaatgtaattttgtagTTTGAGATAAACATTGAAACATTTCTCTCGTCACTGGTCCAGGTCAGGGTGCCCTACAGAGTAGTCGGATTAGTTGTCGGACCAAAGGGAGCAACTATCAAGCGCATCCAGCAGCAGACTCACACCTACATCGTGACACCCAGTCGAGAGAAGGACCCGGTGTTCGAGGTGACCGGCATGCCGGAGAACGTTGACCGGGCGAGAGAGGAGATCGAGACCCACATCACCCTGCGGACTGGAACCTTTGTGGACCTGCAGGGAGACAATGACTTCCACTCCAACGGCACTGATGTCAGTCTAGAAGGTCTGGGTGCCCTGAGTGGGGGGCTGGGGGCGTCTCTGTGGTCCAGGGCTACCGGCCACCACTCTgcaccccctccacctcctccagcctcccctcctcctgctaTTCCCATGTCCATGCACCACTCCTCCGGCCGGAAGATGTCCTCCTCGGTCGCCTATCACACGCACAACGGCGGCATGAGCTCAGAAACCTTCAGCGCCACCCGCAAGGCCAACGATGGCGGCAGCCCCACCAGCCCTTTTAGCACAAGCTCCAGCAGTGCTGGAGGAGGATTCTCTTTTGGGGGCGACTCCACCCCAGGGCTGCCCTCTTCAGAGGAGCTGGGCTTTGAGTTCAGCGCCTCCAACATCTGGGCACCTTTCGTTAACGGTGGGGCAGGCAATAAGGCGGCTGgctcctcccagcagcagctACGTCGCAACAGCAGCGGCCTCAGCGGCGGTGCCATCACTCCACGATTGTCTCCAACTCTGCCTCAGGACACGGGCGTGGGCCCCATGGATCACCCGTTAGCCCGTCGTGCCCAGAGCGACCCCCTGAGCACTCTCTCCTGGCTGCAGTCCGGCAGCGCAGGAGGGGGCTCCTTCTCCGGAGcgtccagctccagctccggCGGCTCGTCTACCGGCTACTCCTCCTGCTCGGCCTCCTCCCTGCCCGGCGGCTCACCCACTGACTCCGAAGGAGGCGGCAGCGGCGTGGGCCTCAGCTCCGGGATGCTGAGCCGACTGAAAGGCAGCACCGGCCCCGGGGTCGCGGGTCTGGTCGGCGTCAGCCCCGGGATCAACAGGGACTGCTTTGTGTGTTACGAGAGCGAGGTGACAGCAGCCCTGGTGCCTTGTGGCCACAACCTGTTCTGCATGGAGTGCGCCGGGCAAATCTGCCAGTCCGCCGAGCCAGAGTGCCCCGTCTGCCACACCCCCACCACACAGTGCATCCGCATCTTCTCCTAATGCTCTGGCCGGGGTTTGGGCGCGGGGGTGGGGTGAATATGAGGGCGGCAGGAAGAGGACTGAGTGGGGCACCAGCTGTGGCGGAGATGATGGAAGGATACACACTAAtaaccttcacacacacatgatggACCATAATAAATGCATTAATAGAGATGATGATACTATACGGATGTTGATTTATTGCTGATAACTGTCAAgatgaataataacaataataataataataatgacttaTTTTCAGAGTGAAGTTAATTGAAACTGGTCTGCAGACCTTTGGGGCTCAGACAGTCTCTCGGTGGTGAACTTATGGAAGGAAACTAGTGTCTTATCTCTCTTCAGGCCTTCATTTTGAGCCGGAGCAGGCTGCACTGCTGGCCTGCCGGTCTGTCTCGACATGTCTTCATTCTGGCTTCTTCAGATCTCTGcctgctttctctctcacagCCTTTCCTTTTGACACTTTTGTACTTAACAGATATTTTTCGATGAAGCTGTCAATGAGGCCTGCACTTTTCTACTCCTTATTTTAATGTTCTTGACAGAACTGTTCCAACGAACCCCCACcccctcgctcgctctctctctctctctgctctcactcatgctgttgtttgtgaCACGACGGGGCGGGGTTGCTATTTTTCTGTAAGCGTGGAACTTTTTTAAAGGTCGGCATGTAGTCAGGCACCAAGCGGAAACAACACACCCGAGGGACCTCTGAAGGATGAATTCCTGTTTCTTGTtgccacacacaaaaaaaaaaattagccaTCCGTGATGCCAAATGAACGCTATTAATAGACGTCTCTTGATTCTCGATCAAATTCAGTAACGTGTCGGATGAATTCTGATGAGTCTGCCCCACGTTTCCAATGTGGCGTCTGCATCGATTCACATGAATTATCCTGTATTGAGGAAATGTGTCTGAGGTCAGTTTCTGTATGTTTGGGCAGCCTGACAATCCCTttacatctctctctttctgtgtgcgagtgtgtgtgtgtgtgtgtgtgtgtgtgtgagatcaatGCCCACTCATGCTGTTTATTACATCAGCATGAGCATGAGAAGGTTTCCTGtcctgcctcccctcccctcctcttcacttCACTCACAGTCTTGCGGGATAGTGATACTCTGATCCATCCACACCGGGACATTTTccccccctcactctctctcgtCTGTTACACTTAGATCGGCTCATTGAGCATTTTTCTTActagtcttcttttttttttttttttgactctcGACTGTCAAACTCTAGGAGGAGATAGGGCTTTTCTGACGCCACacgtgaatgtttttttgtccaataaAAGGTTCAGGAGAAACGTCTGCTCCTCCCACAAGAAACAATAACAAGGGGCTCAACTCGCGGCCCCTCTAAAaaggaagggggggaaaaaaaaaaagaaacacctcgtactgtttttgtttttggtagTTTCGGTCTTCCACCCCACTCTCGCAGCAAAGCTGTATGGCACTCTGTGATGACACACCGTCACACCCATACACTGCTGGCTAAATGTAGTGCACTAAATGGTTAGTCGTTTTGAGATTTGTCCTATGTTTCCTAGCATTACTGAGTGACTCCCGACGAGGCGGTTGcatcctgttttgtgtttgtgttgtttttttaaaaattcagtgtGAGTTTGCAGTAACTGCCTCCAATAGTGTTAATGCTGTTCGTATGATTTTTGGGCGACGTCTGCGCGATTAGCGGCCCCTTTCGAACATACATGGAATCAGCTCATAGAATGAGACAAGCCATGACGACAGGAGTTTAAACGACACAGCTAATTCTCAAAGGGCTTCCTCTCTTGACTGCACAGACACACGATCACATTTTTCaggctcacaaaaaaaaaaagtagagtaGGTAGAAGTCAACTTATCCTTTTTATGGCAGCTAGTAGCTAGGTCATCCAGGGCTTCCAGACACTCGTTGTGTTCAAatcccagcagctgcagaatgttttgcttgtgtttattaaCGGTTCTTTTCTAATTGTCCCCCACACAGCCATCACATGTGGATCCTGTTCGTTGGGGCGTTGCAGTCGCAGTGTTTCCTCCCCAGGTAGTCGCAGTTTTGATATCGAGGggtaaagaggaaaaaaaaaaaagggtaactCTACTTGAGTCAACGGGCAGTTGCTGCTGTGCTTTGGTGCTCCAGCCAGTTTCATGTTATTTGCTGTCTGACTGTTGGTTTGTTACTGAGGTGTTGAGGGCAGTAGCTCCACAGAGGAATCCAATAAGTTGCTGTCCTGGTTGAGCGCAGCAGTGCACTAATTCATGTGTCCACACGTGTAGGAAGAACCTGTCCAGGAGCAAAAGAGGTAGTCTGTGCGAGGACTATCCCATGGTGCTTTGGTGCATCTCCCTACTGAAACACGGTGATGAACAGTCGGCAGTGTGGAGGCCTCGTTCAGTTCTCCACCCTGTTCTCATCGTGGTTGAAACGGGCGTCCCGTCCTCCTCCCAGTCGGGACCCGATGTTGTCAAACGTCGAcgcatattttattttgtttccgTCTCGTGCAACACTCCGAGCAGACGCAGGGCTGCGCGTGTGTCTGAATGAACAGATCAGCCGTGACTGTTGTGTGAGCCTGTTGAGGCCGGTCGTTGAAGCCCTTCTTTAAACTGTCCCAAGTCGACGTGTTcgaggaattaaaaaaaacaaacgtatTGTTGTTCGCCGGATGAGTCTGATGTAAATCCTCGGGATGTTGCACCGGGATGTTTTCTGGCCAATGAGAGAATGTTAGGGTCTAATGTACAGTagtttaattgtttaaaaaaagaaaaaaaggaaaaaaaaggtacaaattTTTTCAGATCGActgctgatttttattttttttagctgaaCGTGTCCCCCTCCCCCATTTCCTTCCTTAAGGTTTGAAAACAGGGTTTCCTGAGGCATGCTAgccagtgacctctgaccttttttgTGATTAGAGGGGGGGGTGGGTGCGAAGAGAGCCACGCCAGTAAGGGGTGACAGACACCCCTCAAGCCTCCGCTCTCctattttttgctttaattctCTTTGTATGCAgaaccaaaatgtaaaatgtcagcAAACGAGGCTTCGGgcctgacctgtgtgtgtgtgtatatacccTGAATACAATCATTGGGATCttgttttcaaaagcaaaatgaCTTAATTGAAGATAAGTGTAGTTTCTAAAGAACATGTATCATTATTTGTAAGTTAACCATCTGCATGTCTTCAAGCCACCTGGCATTAGCTAATaatttttaagataaaaaaaaaaaactttttacacattttattttttacaatttatttgcTTACCTAAATATCCCAGACAATAATGTGACCCTTTTTATTACttcaaatttatttttattttccattttttttattattattttccttatttCCTGTGTACTACATATAGGCAATTTataacaaaatgagaaaattattgaagaaattttaaaattgaaatatattttatttgaaagtttATGGACCTTTTAACCGTGAGCCGGGAGAATTGTATAATCATATGATTTGAGCTGACTTGACGGTTATGAGAAATGTAtcaagagttttattttttatgcttCTTTAATAAAGTCTtgtttttggtttcatttttttactgtaaaataagaagtcgtgtgtttgtgtctttattttctgtgcagaggaggaaacaaacaaaaaaggtgcTGCAGACAAAAAGCAGCTCGCTTCATCACCACATGGTGGcagtacgcacacacacacgcgcgcacacacacacacacacacacacacctgcagcagggcGTGAAACCTGCAGatcagacatgtttgtttgagaaTCTGAGACCAGACAGTTCATCGCAGGCTCGGATGTTCCTGGATCTCACATTTAGATTGACTTTGGTTTTTAGACGACGTGTGTTGTGTCGTTAGACGAAGAGATGAAATCattatgaaaaaacattttaattctaGTGTCTAAAGATCCTGATCAAGCTTCTAAAACTGGAGGATCAGCtgctttctcctgttttttttgtccctaTGATTGAACTCACCTGAAGGTTATAATGTGCTGGTCTGACTAAACAAGTAAACTGAGGACGTCAGTTTGGATTCTGGAGATATTCCAGCTGAAGTTATTCATTGTGCTTTTagttttttggcctttttgttAACTGAAATAGTGCTGAAGGTAAATGACGCATCAGTCGACAACAAATAAATTGGCAACAGTAATTATTTATAAAGCAAAAGCTCTTCAAGTGTGAGaatctgctgcttctctttttcttcataATAAagatctgacattttaaagtgcaAATGTTTGATAGAGAGAATAATCAGCTGATTTAAGAGCTATAACAGACTGTTAGTTTCAGCCAGACTAAAAGAAGATAAACAATTGGAAAGAAGGGAGCTGAACCTTTAACACATGATGATTATAATCTAAAGAGTAACATGTAGTCACGGTGTGTAGTTCTGTTgagcaggaacaaaaacatctggttcaGTTTGTGTAAAGTGGTGGTGGGTGACACaaacctccccctcctcctcagagaggtcagaggtcgcagagagcagactgggctCACTGAAGTGGAGGCTGATTGTTCCAACTGAAGGTTTCGTGTCAATGCATCACCCGGCTGTCTTCACGAGACGGGAGGCGGCGTCTGGTCCAGCGCCGCTCAGCAGCCAAagtaattaaaatgaacaacTTCTCCAGGACTTGTTGAAGAGTCGAGCACTTTTATCGTCAATGTAATGGATTACATCAGAGTTAAAATGTACTTTACATGCTTTTTTATACTTGTACTCCTCGACATTATGGAggaaaataaagtacatttactccacaacatttaGTTAATAACTCAGTTACTTGTTACTTACCAAAGCCAAAGCAGGCCACTtcttaaacacatttatgttataAATTTTATCTCAGAATTAAATGTTCTATAATTAATGCTGAGTATCAAATAATTCAACCCGTAATGGTGCATACAGACACGTAAATATACGTATAAATTACTTTTAGTTGTGCCTTTAGTACCTAAAAGGTCACTCAGCCaacacaaagtgtgtttacaagtcttGGGGAGTAATACCACAAATGTGAATTGCCTCcactaaattgcattgtgggtaatgtaggcaccatgttttgaaaagcagtctgACGTCACAGTGATAATAACACTCACCATGGACAACAAGTTATACATactgatacagcagaaccagagatatcacccATTTCATTCCAACgcagcctacattacccacaatgcaactgagtgacatcaccagatGCATTCTATCAGCTTCCTCTAAACCcacaaaaaggctttaaactacTCACTCCTCAAGACCTGAACTGGTGGGGCTGAGCTGCtctttcagtacatttatttacagaaaaatactttttaaaattaagtACATTTCATACGAGACACTTTAAGACTTGAACAAGAAATATGTACTTCTGAGTACGTTCTCCAGCCCTGCCTGTTAGAAATGTGCGACGCAGACGTATTTTAAGACGTAATAACTGAATGAATCACAGTGCAGTCGTGTGACAGgaggaataataaaaacagccgTTTAGATTGTGACACAAATGTCCTTTTAATAGGAAGCAGATCACAATCAGGCTGCATCCCagtttccacttcctcctcattAAAGAACGATCAATAATGATAAGAAACAAATTAGAAACATCCTCAGTAGAAAATAATTCTCTCATGCGAGTTCTGTGTTCACACTACATTCATATTGGTTACAGATGACGTATTCACAAGccttttataaaacaaaaaaacattgatgaCTCATCATTACAGAgcttaaatcaaatcaaaagtaaaaaaaaaaaaaactaaacaaacaaacagtgaaaaaaaaaaaaaaggaacatcaAAGAGACACGTGCTGGCACGATAAAGTTTCCCATCATGCAATTGTACGTTGATTCTATTCACAGGGTGGGCGTCATTGGTCTCCACAGAGTTGTGTCggcgtgcatgcatgcatgtgtgtcatcTTACATGTGCCCTTTTGTGCTTGAGCAGAGGTcgctgtggatgtgtgtgtagtgtgtgtgtgtgtgtgtgtgtgtgtgcagcagtgtgtgtctgtgtgcgaaCATACATGAAGCAGGCAGCCAACGAGCCCCGAACTGgtgagtttttgttgttgttgttgcttttgtctGGAGTCCTGGGATCACTCATGACAGCACAATGTAACTGCACTGAGCGGTCAGTGTGGCGGAAAAgctcctcttttgttttgtttttttaaaggctaATTCACCCGCAAAATCAAGCAGGATTGAACCCATGATCTGTTTTAGTTCAGGGGAATTTGGAcgcccaatttttttttcttttaaaaaaaaggcaagctGTCCCTTTGACCACAGGAAGAAGGCTCTGCTGAGGCTGAATAACATTCagaagctttgtttgtttttttgtttttttttttttggtagaaATGTTTGAGTAAAGACAACATGTGACAGGCCAGCAGTGACATCTGGTGCAGCTCCACACGGTTTACTCACTGCCACCGACATCATTTCACAGAGACACCACGAGACGAGCGAGGACTGCGAGTGTGAACAGGTTCATTTTACGCACATGACAAGACTGAAACTAATACTGGAACATAAACGCTTGGCGGTGACTCCGATGGcttctttctctgtttaaaaaaaacaaaactaaaaaactaaaaacaaaacaaaacaaactttgagATCCGGTCCTGCTAAAGGCAGAacactttttccttctctcttattcaaaatgtgtgagaaaaaaaagctttccaAGAGGAATG
Above is a window of Acanthopagrus latus isolate v.2019 chromosome 21, fAcaLat1.1, whole genome shotgun sequence DNA encoding:
- the LOC119010746 gene encoding RNA-binding protein MEX3B-like, whose amino-acid sequence is MPSPLFHPEIMDHDVVISSQHNGVGLPRDSDQESREEDHQEALRFALDQLSLMALEKVDCGGGGGGGLVDSLDGNQGPGSEGCNGVGGGGYVDLQMLEHPNGSRDSPTSCSPSPEYYGSGGYHMAGSHPMLHGEQSSVLCNRKRSVNMTECVPVPSSEHVAEIVGRQGCKIKALRAKTNTYIKTPVRGEEPVFIVTGRREDVEMAKREIVSAAEHFSMIRASRCKAGAPGGGGGGGGGGSSGGSLPGPPHLPGQTTIQVRVPYRVVGLVVGPKGATIKRIQQQTHTYIVTPSREKDPVFEVTGMPENVDRAREEIETHITLRTGTFVDLQGDNDFHSNGTDVSLEGLGALSGGLGASLWSRATGHHSAPPPPPPASPPPAIPMSMHHSSGRKMSSSVAYHTHNGGMSSETFSATRKANDGGSPTSPFSTSSSSAGGGFSFGGDSTPGLPSSEELGFEFSASNIWAPFVNGGAGNKAAGSSQQQLRRNSSGLSGGAITPRLSPTLPQDTGVGPMDHPLARRAQSDPLSTLSWLQSGSAGGGSFSGASSSSSGGSSTGYSSCSASSLPGGSPTDSEGGGSGVGLSSGMLSRLKGSTGPGVAGLVGVSPGINRDCFVCYESEVTAALVPCGHNLFCMECAGQICQSAEPECPVCHTPTTQCIRIFS